One window of Mangrovibacterium diazotrophicum genomic DNA carries:
- a CDS encoding glycosyltransferase family protein: protein MGDFHQNGSITTLHNLNYSTLEYLEERLVKYSKKRKMGLIIPALYTELEKPALKHIVETLQQVPYLTEITIGLDQANKKQYQHAKEYFAGLNTTTCRCRVLWNDGPRMMKLRKMFEEKKIFIGDPGKGRNVWLCFGYMIASGRSEALALHDADVITYEREMLARLLYPVADPTFNYKFCKGYYYRSDGKKLNGRVTRLMVTPLIRSLKKVFPANDYLDFLDHFRYILAGEFSMRADIMKTVRIPSDWGLEVGILSEVQRNNAINRICQVEIADAYDHKHQEESNNDPTRGLSKMSFDIARSIFAKLATQGSVFSKGTVRTVKAVYLRMALDMVEQYAADASINGLSMDRHKEEQSVDMFAQNIYRAGIDFLDNPDLVPFIPSWKRVIDAIPDVLDQFNEIVELDNSEV from the coding sequence ATGGGCGATTTTCATCAAAACGGTAGTATCACCACCCTGCACAACCTCAATTATTCAACCCTTGAATACCTGGAGGAACGGCTGGTAAAGTACTCCAAAAAACGAAAAATGGGATTGATTATCCCGGCTTTGTACACCGAGCTGGAGAAACCGGCGTTGAAACACATTGTTGAAACCCTGCAGCAAGTACCCTATTTGACAGAGATAACCATTGGTTTGGATCAGGCTAACAAGAAACAATACCAGCACGCGAAAGAGTATTTCGCAGGCCTGAACACAACGACTTGTCGTTGCCGGGTTTTGTGGAACGATGGCCCGCGCATGATGAAACTTCGGAAGATGTTTGAAGAAAAAAAGATTTTTATCGGCGACCCAGGCAAAGGGCGAAACGTTTGGTTGTGCTTTGGTTATATGATTGCCTCAGGGCGTTCGGAAGCTCTTGCGCTGCACGATGCCGATGTGATTACTTACGAACGGGAAATGCTCGCTCGCTTGCTTTACCCGGTGGCAGACCCGACCTTCAACTATAAATTTTGTAAGGGTTATTATTACCGCTCGGACGGCAAAAAGCTGAATGGCCGCGTGACCCGCTTGATGGTTACGCCGTTGATTCGCTCGCTAAAAAAGGTTTTCCCGGCGAACGATTACCTCGATTTTCTGGATCACTTCCGGTATATTTTAGCAGGTGAGTTTTCGATGCGTGCTGATATTATGAAAACGGTCCGCATTCCTTCCGACTGGGGACTCGAAGTGGGTATTCTTTCCGAAGTGCAACGGAACAATGCTATCAATCGCATTTGCCAGGTGGAGATTGCCGATGCTTACGATCACAAACACCAGGAGGAATCTAATAATGACCCAACACGAGGCTTGTCGAAGATGAGCTTCGATATTGCCCGCAGTATTTTTGCCAAACTAGCCACACAAGGTTCTGTTTTCAGCAAAGGAACGGTTCGCACCGTGAAAGCTGTTTACCTGCGCATGGCCCTGGACATGGTAGAACAATATGCGGCCGATGCTTCAATCAACGGACTGAGCATGGACCGACACAAGGAAGAACAGTCGGTGGACATGTTTGCCCAAAATATTTACCGGGCCGGGATCGATTTTCTGGATAATCCGGATCTCGTTCCGTTCATCCCGTCGTGGAAACGTGTCATTGACGCGATACCGGATGTGCTGGATCAGTTCAACGAGATTGTTGAGTTGGATAACAGCGAGGTCTGA
- a CDS encoding HAD family hydrolase, with the protein MTLAYLDHLEPFLKQIEPMELIPTGAVPSFKRDESIKAVIFDIYGTLIISASGDIMQAGYDASMFRRSLDASGFEILVPDSGLMTIHMLFEEEVIQGKEDAKASGIPFPELNIVEIWRKTLTRAEDRGLIKGIDNADLKLFTFIFELSSNQVWPMPKMTETIDALKAKGYPLGIVSNAQFYTPVMMNYFFSGKIHGEEFLDGFERDLSVFSYKMLKGKPDTAVYEALVEPLAKRGLKPSDVLYVGNDMLKDMYASQQVGFKTCFYAGDMRAYRLRKDHPHASKTKPDYVITELSQLLEIV; encoded by the coding sequence ATGACGCTAGCGTATCTCGATCATCTTGAACCCTTTCTAAAGCAAATCGAACCCATGGAGCTGATCCCCACCGGGGCAGTGCCTTCCTTTAAACGGGACGAAAGTATTAAAGCTGTTATTTTCGACATATACGGAACCCTCATTATTTCGGCTTCCGGCGACATTATGCAGGCCGGCTATGATGCGTCCATGTTCCGGCGTTCATTGGATGCTTCGGGATTTGAGATTCTGGTCCCCGATTCAGGCTTGATGACGATTCACATGTTGTTTGAAGAAGAAGTTATCCAGGGAAAAGAAGATGCCAAGGCGTCAGGAATTCCTTTTCCCGAGCTGAATATTGTTGAGATTTGGCGCAAAACACTAACCCGGGCCGAAGACCGCGGCTTGATAAAAGGAATCGACAACGCGGATTTGAAACTTTTCACTTTTATTTTTGAATTGAGCAGTAACCAGGTGTGGCCAATGCCTAAAATGACGGAGACAATTGATGCGTTGAAGGCAAAAGGATATCCACTCGGAATTGTTTCGAACGCCCAGTTTTACACACCGGTGATGATGAATTATTTCTTCTCAGGTAAAATCCATGGGGAAGAATTCTTGGACGGATTTGAACGCGACCTTTCTGTTTTTAGTTATAAAATGTTGAAAGGAAAACCCGACACCGCCGTTTACGAAGCGTTGGTTGAGCCACTGGCAAAAAGAGGACTGAAGCCATCTGACGTTTTGTATGTAGGCAACGATATGCTGAAAGATATGTACGCCTCGCAACAAGTTGGTTTTAAAACCTGCTTTTATGCCGGCGACATGCGCGCTTACCGTTTGCGGAAGGATCATCCTCACGCTTCGAAAACCAAACCTGACTATGTCATCACAGAGCTTTCGCAGCTTTTAGAAATTGTATAA
- a CDS encoding multidrug effflux MFS transporter, whose amino-acid sequence MDVQKNSRLYLLLVMGMLSAFGPFVTDFYLPGFPSITDYFKTSASMVQLSLTSSMLGLGLGQLFVGPLSDKYGRKPAILGSLVLFLLSTVACIFSPTIELFIVFRFIQGIAGSGGVVVSKSVAADLYKGKDLTAFFSMLMVVNGLGPIAAPVFGGITIKFTNWQGIFVVLLALGVILLISNLYLKESLLPEKRAKGNIFATFRNFGPILRNKQFMLYVLSQTTAVGFLFGYIASSPFIFQNHYQLGPIGYALCFAVNSLGVMLGSRIATFFRLQKSLIIGGISLFVLGCLLATILFLEGGLIVFELAIFAQMTALGIILPTTSSLALDIERKNSGAASAILGFLPFLSGSIVSPLVGLGNILTSTALVIFVSCLLSLVFTMVAIRNSRANEV is encoded by the coding sequence ATGGACGTTCAGAAAAATTCGCGACTCTACCTACTGTTAGTCATGGGTATGCTTTCAGCTTTTGGCCCTTTTGTAACCGACTTTTATCTCCCGGGCTTTCCGTCAATCACCGACTATTTCAAAACCTCTGCTTCGATGGTTCAGTTGAGCCTGACATCGAGTATGCTCGGACTCGGCCTAGGGCAACTCTTTGTTGGTCCACTGAGTGACAAGTACGGACGCAAACCGGCCATCCTCGGATCGCTGGTATTATTCCTGCTGTCAACCGTTGCCTGTATCTTTTCGCCAACAATCGAGCTCTTCATCGTCTTTCGATTCATCCAGGGTATAGCTGGTTCGGGTGGTGTGGTTGTTTCCAAGTCAGTTGCTGCCGACCTCTACAAAGGCAAAGACCTGACTGCCTTTTTCTCGATGCTGATGGTCGTTAATGGACTGGGACCGATTGCCGCTCCGGTTTTCGGTGGTATTACCATCAAATTCACCAACTGGCAGGGAATTTTTGTTGTTTTGCTGGCCCTAGGGGTCATCCTGCTTATTTCAAACCTGTATTTAAAGGAATCACTTCTGCCTGAGAAACGAGCTAAGGGTAACATTTTCGCTACCTTCCGAAACTTCGGTCCAATACTCCGGAACAAACAGTTTATGCTCTACGTGTTAAGCCAAACCACAGCCGTTGGTTTCCTGTTCGGATACATTGCCTCGTCGCCTTTCATCTTCCAGAATCACTACCAATTGGGACCGATTGGCTACGCGCTTTGTTTTGCAGTTAACTCGCTTGGGGTAATGCTGGGCAGCCGGATTGCGACGTTCTTCCGTCTTCAAAAATCGTTGATAATTGGCGGAATAAGCCTTTTCGTTTTAGGCTGTTTACTGGCAACCATTTTATTTTTAGAAGGTGGGCTGATCGTTTTCGAGCTTGCTATTTTCGCTCAAATGACCGCCTTAGGAATTATTCTTCCAACAACGTCGTCATTGGCTTTGGACATCGAACGCAAAAATAGCGGCGCAGCTTCCGCCATCCTGGGATTTCTACCTTTCCTGTCCGGAAGTATCGTTTCTCCATTGGTTGGATTGGGAAATATACTGACCTCTACAGCACTGGTGATTTTTGTGAGTTGCCTGCTTTCTCTCGTATTTACCATGGTGGCTATTCGCAACAGCCGGGCAAACGAAGTATAG
- a CDS encoding DMT family transporter — MNQDKLKGHAAMIAANIAWGLMAPLSKLAMGNPAINPWMLVSFRVIGAAVAFWIASLFVKRERVPLADLKLLAIAALLGIILNQGVFIFGVSLTSPINASIVTTTLPIVTMIIAAIYLKEPITWTKFTGIVVGASGALLLILSSTAAGGAVNATQSLMGIGLCLFSQVSYASYFVLFKNSVSKYHPITQMKWMFLFAAMIYLPFNFNQLTATDFSAVPTSILGDIAFVVFGATFFSYLMIPIGQKFLRPTVATMYNNVQPVVASFAAVFWQLDTFGWRKGLAIVLVFVGVYIVTQSKARDNSAETEDNSELKPELSPVRNRKA, encoded by the coding sequence ATGAATCAGGATAAGCTGAAGGGACATGCTGCGATGATTGCAGCGAATATTGCGTGGGGACTGATGGCGCCCTTATCGAAACTGGCGATGGGTAATCCGGCCATTAATCCGTGGATGTTGGTATCGTTCCGGGTAATTGGTGCTGCGGTGGCATTTTGGATTGCTTCACTTTTTGTGAAGCGTGAACGAGTGCCGTTGGCTGATTTGAAATTGTTAGCCATTGCTGCGCTGCTGGGAATTATTTTAAACCAGGGCGTATTCATCTTCGGGGTATCGCTGACTTCGCCGATCAACGCGTCAATCGTGACTACCACGCTGCCCATTGTCACCATGATTATTGCCGCCATTTATTTGAAAGAACCGATTACCTGGACGAAGTTCACCGGGATTGTGGTTGGGGCGTCGGGGGCTTTGTTGTTGATTTTGAGTAGTACAGCTGCCGGTGGCGCCGTCAATGCAACACAGAGTTTGATGGGGATTGGTCTTTGCTTGTTTTCACAGGTGAGTTATGCCAGCTATTTTGTGCTTTTCAAAAATTCAGTCAGTAAATACCATCCGATTACCCAAATGAAGTGGATGTTCCTGTTTGCGGCAATGATCTATTTGCCGTTCAACTTTAACCAGCTTACGGCGACTGATTTCAGCGCGGTACCGACCAGCATCCTGGGAGATATTGCTTTCGTCGTATTCGGTGCAACCTTCTTCTCTTACCTCATGATCCCCATTGGGCAAAAGTTTTTGCGCCCGACGGTGGCAACCATGTACAACAACGTGCAACCGGTGGTGGCTTCGTTTGCGGCCGTCTTCTGGCAGCTCGACACCTTTGGATGGCGCAAAGGCCTGGCCATTGTTTTAGTGTTTGTCGGCGTGTACATTGTGACTCAAAGTAAGGCACGCGATAACTCGGCTGAGACAGAAGATAATTCAGAGTTGAAGCCGGAATTGAGCCCGGTTCGCAATCGAAAGGCATAA